In one window of Chryseobacterium sp. JV274 DNA:
- a CDS encoding catalase has translation MKKNVFLAGILITSTLYSQQLTTNTGSPVGDNQNSKTVGNNGPVLLEDIHLIEKLAAFDRERIPERVVHARGAGAIGEFVADADFSEVTMADFLSKAGKKTPVLVRFSTVVHQQGSPETFRDPRGFAVKFYTDQGNYDLVGNNLPVFFIRDAMKFPDMVHAFKPSPVTNNASDNNRVFDFMANIPEATHTLTWLFSDYGIPASYREMQGNGVHAFKWVNAKGEVTYVKYKWVPQQGEKNLTQEEADKIQSTQIEHATRDLYNAISNKNFPKWDLYIQMLKKDDFEKLDFNPVDVTKIWPESIAKSVKAGTMTLNQNPTNYFQQVEQAAFSPGTLVPGIEPSEDKLLQGRLFSYFDTQRHRIGGNFQQLPINASKNEAMTYNQNGYMSMRPQSGEVNYQPSAGKPEVTDNKKFKYSQTIFPMGTSSVQAKIDKENNFKQAGELYRSFSKKDQDNLIKNLGNALNSVTNKKVVAKMISYFYQADSEYGKRLAQYVKMDRQQLESLLSSK, from the coding sequence ATGAAAAAAAATGTGTTTTTAGCTGGGATTCTTATCACTTCTACACTGTATTCTCAACAACTGACAACTAATACAGGAAGCCCTGTAGGAGATAATCAAAATTCTAAAACGGTAGGAAATAACGGACCTGTTTTACTGGAAGATATTCATTTAATTGAGAAGTTAGCGGCTTTTGACAGAGAAAGAATTCCTGAAAGGGTAGTGCATGCGAGAGGGGCCGGAGCTATTGGCGAATTTGTTGCAGATGCCGATTTTTCAGAGGTTACCATGGCTGACTTTTTATCAAAAGCAGGAAAGAAAACGCCTGTATTGGTAAGATTTTCTACTGTAGTACATCAGCAGGGATCTCCGGAAACTTTCAGAGATCCAAGAGGATTTGCAGTTAAATTTTATACTGATCAGGGAAATTATGATTTAGTGGGAAACAACTTACCGGTGTTTTTCATCAGGGATGCCATGAAATTTCCTGATATGGTTCACGCTTTTAAACCATCTCCGGTTACCAATAACGCTTCTGATAATAACAGGGTTTTTGATTTTATGGCTAATATTCCGGAAGCTACGCATACGCTGACTTGGTTGTTTTCAGATTATGGTATTCCTGCCAGTTACAGGGAAATGCAGGGGAATGGGGTACATGCCTTCAAATGGGTCAATGCAAAAGGAGAAGTAACGTATGTAAAGTATAAATGGGTTCCTCAGCAAGGCGAAAAGAATCTTACTCAGGAAGAGGCCGATAAAATTCAATCTACACAAATAGAACATGCTACGAGAGATTTGTACAATGCTATTAGCAATAAAAACTTTCCGAAGTGGGATTTGTATATACAGATGCTGAAAAAAGATGACTTTGAAAAGCTTGATTTTAATCCGGTAGATGTGACCAAAATATGGCCGGAATCTATTGCAAAATCGGTTAAAGCAGGAACAATGACTCTTAATCAGAATCCGACGAACTATTTTCAGCAGGTAGAACAGGCCGCTTTTTCTCCGGGAACTCTTGTACCGGGAATTGAACCATCAGAAGATAAACTGTTACAAGGAAGACTATTTTCTTATTTTGACACTCAGAGACATAGGATCGGAGGAAATTTCCAGCAATTACCAATTAATGCATCAAAGAATGAAGCGATGACATACAATCAAAACGGTTACATGTCTATGAGACCTCAAAGCGGAGAAGTCAATTACCAGCCGTCAGCGGGAAAACCGGAAGTGACCGATAACAAAAAATTCAAATACTCTCAGACTATTTTTCCAATGGGTACATCATCAGTACAGGCGAAAATAGATAAGGAAAATAATTTTAAACAGGCCGGAGAACTCTACAGGTCTTTCTCTAAAAAAGATCAGGATAACCTGATTAAAAACCTTGGAAATGCTTTGAACAGTGTTACCAATAAAAAAGTAGTGGCTAAAATGATCTCTTACTTCTATCAGGCAGATTCAGAATATGGAAAACGTCTGGCGCAATATGTTAAAATGGACCGCCAGCAGCTGGAATCTTTATTGTCTTCAAAATAA
- a CDS encoding TlpA family protein disulfide reductase — MLKKIILIIIIPAAAIFLGLKFIKISTVDPPIINQLKTKFSGNIEDSPFQKEYLNKDGLVVVNVWAPWCKPCIQEIPTFKKISKENPNIKFVFLSIDEDAEKLKTFLANNTINDITLQNIEYIEAIKTFLGGNGLLGYSSIPLTFIIKDGKVIDKNVGSIDYNEFTTHLKTLQ, encoded by the coding sequence ATGCTAAAAAAAATAATATTAATTATAATTATTCCAGCAGCAGCCATTTTTCTGGGATTAAAATTCATCAAAATAAGTACTGTTGATCCTCCTATAATCAATCAGCTTAAAACAAAATTCTCCGGAAATATTGAAGATAGTCCTTTTCAAAAAGAATATCTGAATAAAGATGGACTCGTTGTGGTAAATGTTTGGGCTCCGTGGTGTAAACCTTGCATTCAGGAAATTCCTACTTTCAAAAAAATAAGTAAAGAGAACCCAAACATAAAGTTTGTTTTTCTATCTATTGATGAAGATGCTGAAAAATTAAAAACTTTTCTTGCTAATAATACAATCAACGATATTACGCTTCAGAATATTGAATACATTGAAGCCATCAAAACCTTTTTAGGAGGAAATGGTCTGTTGGGATATAGTTCCATCCCATTAACTTTTATCATAAAAGATGGAAAAGTAATTGATAAAAATGTAGGCAGTATAGATTACAATGAGTTTACTACTCACTTGAAAACACTACAATAG
- a CDS encoding ferritin-like domain-containing protein encodes MNILKLLDKLSYDQFFTKEASRLETITNMSLFGKKAATAAVPLGLGTLMAASAKAETTKTNLTGYALKSTLTDALQLALALEYLENEYYSIGLSTPGLIPTGDRTVFMQISKHESAHVSFLKSTLTSLGTTPGNKPTFDFTASGNFSPFTDYNQFLILAQAFEDTGVRAYKGQAGNVMSNKVVLQAALQIHSVEARHASQVRRMRANKGWIELADGGNMPSATNPVYAGEDNVNQAGYNTGTLFGAAAGSAAYDEILSGSDAQTIASLFIV; translated from the coding sequence ATGAATATTCTTAAATTACTGGATAAGCTTTCTTATGATCAATTTTTCACAAAGGAAGCTTCAAGACTGGAAACGATTACGAATATGTCTTTATTCGGAAAAAAAGCAGCTACAGCTGCAGTACCGCTTGGATTAGGAACGCTGATGGCTGCCTCCGCCAAAGCGGAAACTACAAAAACAAATTTAACAGGCTATGCTTTAAAAAGTACCCTGACGGATGCCTTACAACTGGCATTGGCTCTGGAATATCTTGAAAATGAATATTACAGTATAGGATTATCCACACCAGGATTGATTCCCACTGGAGACAGAACTGTTTTTATGCAGATTTCAAAACATGAATCAGCCCATGTCAGCTTTCTGAAAAGTACACTCACTTCTCTTGGAACGACACCGGGAAATAAACCAACCTTTGACTTTACAGCCAGCGGAAATTTTTCGCCTTTTACAGATTATAATCAGTTTCTTATTCTCGCCCAGGCTTTTGAAGATACCGGAGTAAGAGCTTATAAAGGACAGGCGGGAAACGTAATGTCCAATAAAGTTGTGCTTCAGGCTGCATTACAGATTCACTCTGTTGAAGCCAGACATGCTTCACAGGTAAGAAGAATGAGAGCTAATAAAGGATGGATTGAGCTTGCTGACGGGGGAAATATGCCGTCCGCAACCAATCCTGTGTATGCCGGAGAAGACAATGTAAACCAGGCGGGCTATAATACAGGAACTTTATTTGGAGCGGCAGCAGGTTCTGCAGCTTACGATGAAATATTAAGTGGCAGCGATGCACAGACTATTGCTTCCTTGTTCATAGTTTAG
- a CDS encoding ferritin-like domain-containing protein has protein sequence MKKTIQVSNQGVTLDTSRRNFLKLSGVGLAIAGLTFIGCDDNDDFQIIDEPKYDLGTGDVGILNYAYALEQLEADFYTKVVNNFYTGISSIEKEVFTDLYHHEVIHRDFFKAAISGATDHVLPKLEFQYPNVNFNDRNSVLATAKALEDTGVAAYNGAGKYISNPAYLVIAGKIVSVEARHASVIRNLINPGTADFSGDDVIDANGLDLAKEPKDIVMAAGAFIKTPFTWKERGIN, from the coding sequence ATGAAAAAAACAATTCAGGTTTCTAATCAGGGAGTTACCCTTGATACAAGCAGAAGAAACTTTTTAAAATTAAGTGGAGTAGGATTAGCCATCGCAGGTCTTACCTTCATAGGATGTGATGACAATGATGATTTTCAGATCATAGATGAACCTAAATATGATCTGGGGACAGGAGATGTGGGCATATTAAACTATGCCTATGCACTCGAGCAGCTGGAAGCAGATTTTTATACGAAAGTGGTGAATAATTTTTATACGGGAATTTCAAGTATTGAGAAAGAAGTTTTCACAGACCTTTATCATCATGAAGTGATTCACCGGGATTTCTTTAAAGCAGCCATCAGCGGTGCTACAGACCATGTGCTACCCAAACTGGAATTCCAGTATCCGAATGTGAATTTTAATGATCGTAATTCCGTATTAGCCACAGCAAAAGCTTTGGAAGATACAGGAGTAGCAGCCTACAACGGGGCAGGGAAATATATTTCCAATCCTGCTTATCTGGTGATTGCCGGCAAAATAGTTTCGGTAGAGGCCAGGCATGCTTCCGTCATCAGAAATTTAATTAATCCGGGAACTGCTGATTTTTCGGGAGATGATGTGATAGATGCGAACGGACTTGATCTTGCAAAAGAGCCCAAAGATATCGTAATGGCTGCCGGAGCGTTTATCAAAACACCTTTTACCTGGAAAGAAAGAGGCATTAACTAA
- a CDS encoding fasciclin domain-containing protein: protein MNTQSKITVLAMVVLSFAFGGKVTAQTMKEKTVMVGGAPMYPSKNIIENAVNSKDHKTLVAAVKAAGLVETLQSAGPFTVLAPTDAAFAKLPKGTVESLVKPENKAMLASILTYHVLSGKYSAKEIWAAVKAGNGKSMMKTVQGEDLTFWTKGKDLYIKDAKGNSAKVTIADVNQSNGVIHVIDTVLMP, encoded by the coding sequence ATGAACACACAGTCAAAAATCACAGTTTTAGCAATGGTTGTTTTATCATTTGCTTTTGGCGGGAAGGTAACAGCACAAACGATGAAAGAAAAAACAGTAATGGTAGGAGGAGCCCCTATGTATCCCTCCAAAAATATTATTGAAAACGCAGTCAATTCCAAAGATCACAAAACCCTTGTTGCTGCAGTGAAAGCTGCCGGTTTGGTAGAAACATTACAGAGCGCAGGGCCTTTTACCGTACTGGCTCCCACAGATGCTGCGTTTGCAAAACTTCCGAAAGGAACGGTAGAAAGTCTTGTAAAGCCTGAAAATAAAGCAATGCTTGCAAGTATCTTAACCTATCATGTTCTTTCTGGAAAATACAGCGCAAAAGAAATCTGGGCTGCTGTGAAAGCAGGAAATGGAAAAAGTATGATGAAAACTGTACAGGGAGAAGATCTTACATTCTGGACTAAAGGAAAAGACCTTTACATAAAGGATGCAAAAGGAAACAGTGCCAAAGTGACTATCGCAGATGTGAACCAGTCTAACGGGGTGATCCATGTAATTGATACGGTTCTAATGCCTTAA
- a CDS encoding RNA polymerase sigma factor, which produces MNRKIKAIKTTYSEEELIVLLKEKNETGFHYLYDHYSGALYGIILRIVQSKEYTEEVIQDVFVKIWNSIHQYDASKGRFYTWMINIARNTAIDYLKSKGFQNELKNQPLPDFVYNTTELSTVNNSSDYIGFNNVLEGLETDKQELINLAYYQGYTQHEISEKLKIPLGTVKTKMRNALMKLKDLLKDYQ; this is translated from the coding sequence TTGAATAGAAAAATAAAAGCTATTAAAACAACCTATTCGGAAGAAGAACTTATCGTTTTATTAAAAGAAAAAAACGAAACTGGTTTTCATTATCTGTATGACCACTATTCTGGTGCGCTGTACGGAATCATTCTCCGGATCGTTCAATCTAAAGAATATACTGAGGAAGTAATTCAGGATGTTTTTGTTAAAATATGGAACTCTATCCATCAGTATGACGCCTCCAAAGGGAGGTTTTATACCTGGATGATCAATATTGCAAGAAATACGGCTATTGATTATTTAAAGTCTAAAGGATTCCAGAATGAGCTTAAAAACCAACCACTTCCGGATTTCGTATATAATACTACAGAGCTTTCAACGGTCAACAATTCATCTGATTATATCGGGTTTAACAATGTGCTGGAAGGGCTGGAAACAGACAAGCAGGAACTCATAAATCTTGCTTATTATCAGGGATACACTCAACATGAAATATCCGAAAAGCTGAAGATACCGCTGGGAACAGTGAAAACGAAAATGCGTAATGCACTGATGAAATTAAAAGATTTGCTAAAAGATTATCAATAA
- a CDS encoding anti-sigma factor domain-containing protein yields MNTKEYISSGIIESYILGHTSPEEAGILECVMKNNAEVKAAFEEAQKTLEHLATAQAVTPPSDLKSKIWNKIQQEQTVEEVTPVLSTDIPETKDHKEIPERVNIQGNTRWKTYAIAASALFLISVAGNLFWMNSQSSHKKEIALLSAEKQAQDLAMKKMNRKIDMFSNPDMQMVMLKGVEKHTDSKAMVFWDKKTKEVYLNAEKLPKAPTGMQYQLWAIEDGQPVSAGMYTEDKDSNIALANISNAQAFAITLEKEGGSKVPTMENMFVMGEI; encoded by the coding sequence TTGAACACAAAAGAATACATATCATCCGGAATTATAGAATCTTATATTCTTGGCCATACTTCTCCTGAGGAAGCAGGGATTTTGGAGTGTGTGATGAAAAATAATGCTGAAGTAAAGGCTGCTTTTGAAGAAGCCCAAAAAACTTTGGAACATCTTGCTACCGCTCAGGCTGTAACACCTCCAAGTGATTTGAAATCTAAAATCTGGAATAAAATTCAGCAGGAACAAACTGTTGAAGAAGTAACACCTGTTCTTTCAACAGATATTCCTGAGACAAAAGATCATAAAGAAATTCCGGAAAGAGTAAATATTCAGGGAAATACCCGCTGGAAAACCTATGCAATAGCAGCTTCTGCATTGTTCCTGATAAGTGTTGCCGGCAATTTATTCTGGATGAACAGCCAATCCTCCCATAAAAAGGAAATCGCTTTGCTGTCTGCAGAAAAACAAGCTCAGGATCTGGCAATGAAAAAAATGAACCGTAAGATTGATATGTTCTCCAATCCTGATATGCAGATGGTCATGCTGAAAGGGGTAGAAAAACATACGGATTCCAAAGCAATGGTTTTCTGGGATAAAAAAACAAAAGAAGTCTATCTGAATGCGGAAAAACTGCCTAAAGCTCCTACTGGAATGCAATATCAGCTTTGGGCCATCGAAGACGGACAACCTGTGAGTGCAGGAATGTACACCGAAGATAAAGACAGCAACATTGCACTGGCCAATATTTCCAATGCTCAGGCTTTTGCCATTACGCTCGAAAAAGAAGGCGGAAGTAAAGTGCCTACCATGGAGAATATGTTTGTCATGGGTGAAATTTAA